The DNA region taaatgtaacaaatatattaaatgtttgtatccacttataaacaggaattctagactttgtctcaagaataaactgttaatttataaacaaattttcagacctgccatgctttatgctgtgccgatctggacaagctgttgcttaaccaggaagaaaaaacttcagaggattcagaacaaaattctgaaaatgattctgaaactcagcaccagtgaacttcatcaattagccgaagttgacactttggatgttatgtccaataagataattgatgcatttcgacaaaaatcattgcagtcttcagctgcattgatccgctctttatatagtttataagttagttttaaggtatcccttttcccttttgtacatgtaggacctcctacatttgaaatcactgaatagcgaaagctacaatatttcatgaataaatgaaagttgctagtatttaaaattgaggtgaaaagtcatcgtttgtgattggacactcaataatattttaactgaatgaatgtacatggaaaagaaatttgaataaatataaattaaaaaaaaaaaaaaaaaaaaaaaaaaaccccgaacTAGACTCCGAATGAATTTGTGAACTGAGTAGGCAATAAAAACTGATATGAGTTATTCTTAAATATCGAtcatttatttatgtttcaatgattgaaaaatattatcGTCCACCTTAGTAGCGCCCTTCCGGGGCTTCGGTAACCTCCGGCTCTTCCGTGACTTCAGGCTCTTCAGTGACCTCTGGTTGTTCTGTTACCCCAGGTTCCTCGGTAACCTCTGGTTCCTCCGTTACCTCGGGCTCCTCGGTAACCTCCTCCTCCCCGGTGATGCTCCTGATCCACTCAAGATGCGCCTTAACCTCCTGAAGCGCTCCAGCATTGCCAAACGCACAGGCAAACTTCTGCCCGAAACTACTCAATCCAACCAGCGTGTACTGCTTGTAGCCCGGTTCCTTGAACACCAACGGACTGCCCACATCGCTGACACAGTTCGGATCCTGATCCAGCTGCTGGGCGCAGAACCGGCCCGAGTTGGGCGTGATGAAGTCAAACTCCTGCTGGCACAGTTCGTGGCTAATGACGCGCACCTTCAGGAACTGCAAAAAGTCGGCAGCGGTCGAGGTTTGGTAGTTCAGCAGCCCATAACCGGAGGTGAACACATCCTCGTGCAGATATTCCGAGTCCGCGGCCGGAAGCGCCACCGTTTTGATCCACGGTGGCAGTCGGACCTTGTCGTCGGTGAACCGAATCAGCGCAACGTCATTCTCGAACGTTTCCGCGTTGTAGCCGTCCTTGACGAAGGTTTCCAGTGCGGTGAACGTGTAACGGAACTTGTTGGCTCCACCCTCCAGCAGGCAGATGGCTCCGAGCGTGACCTGAACCTTGGACGCTCCCTGGACGCATTGGGCCACGGTAAGGACGTACTTGTCGCTGATGAACGCTCCGCTGCAGTAGTGCTTGGCCTCGGGGAAGGTGGACGTTACCAGCACGTGGTGGGGGAACTGACCGTTGCGGGATTCTTCGCCGTTGGCGGTGACGTTGGTGTTGCCGGTGGGGCGGCACTCGTAACCGCTGGCCACGGCTACGGTGGCGCAGATGAGGAGCAGAACTTGGAGGAAGTTCATGGTTGCGGGACGTGGTCGAGATGGGAACTGATGGTGATTTTAGTGGTTGAAAGGGTTTTTATAGCAACTTGAAGAAATTGATTCACCACTCAATGCTACTCAAGAGGTTTCAGTTGTTTGTATAGTAATACAATTTGAAGTGGTCTGGTTGGCCAGAAGTCTGCAACAGAGAGTTGGCACTTGTGTTACTATTATTGTCATACTTGATAGACAACAGTCATCTGAGTAATACCAATAATCCTATTAAAATCGAAAATCGGTTTGAATTTGTCTTCTTTAGGTCTGTAGGTCAACGTAATAGGTAACCTGCTTGACActtgaataaaattcatttgatactttgacaattttgactacAGTTTGGTTCTATTTCCATCAAATTTGCCGATTTCCTCATTATAAACAAATTAGGGTATTtgaaccattagtggaccccctagtagggccgaagcacattttctgttatttgttttgagcagaaaaatagccatttgaaaaaaaaaagttttttggccTGTTATGGACCCACTTTTCCCTATAGTGGACCCAGGTCCATAATCCGaatgtggacccgggtccactataggcaaattgttatttttatagatatatacagcaattccccacgaaaacagcatggaaaaaaaacaaaagtcctcggatcgggttcaaaatttgtctgggggttccctggccgaaatgattagactcgtattttttgtttggccattagggtgacctacgccgtgttagggtggtctggaaaatggccattttcgtcgatttacgcaaaaaccacttttttcgaaaaatcataactcctcgccattttaaccgatttcaattgtcttatacgcaaatgaaaggtgataagttggccttttgatgaaaaatagtgagaagtttcaaaaatctagcctaacatatgaaaagggcgtatgaaactttgaaatgccgttttgacggtgtctggtcCAAAGAGCCGAATTATCgaattccccggacatttttacataacatactgaaaaatgggaggagttcattaacaggattccgagatatgattttttgaaaataaaatccgtgtttttcgacgcgccgcgtgcataaaccggagaatgacgcaattggcaaaaaatcaacttttttcactaaaactgcgataactttaaaatttcagcgatgacctatagatgtttgggtaccaaaattttttttttgattaaaagacgcaacttttagtacccagacatgtataggtcatcgctgaaattttaaagttatcgtagttttagtgaaaaaagttgattttttgccaatttcgtcaatctccggtttttgcgcgcagcACGtccaaaaacacggattttattttcaaaaaatcatatctcggaatcctgttaatgagctcctcccattttttggtatgttacgtaaaatgtccggggaatccgataaaaatatttccagacataggctctttggtccagacaccgtcaaaacggcattttaaagttgcatacgcccttttcatatgttaggctagatttttgaaacttctcactatttttcaataaaaggccaacttatcacctttcatttgcgtataagacaattgaaattggTTAatatggcgaggagttatgatttttcgaaaaaagtggtttttgcgaaaatcgacgaaaatggccatttttcagaccaccctaacacggcgtaggtcaccctattggccaaacaaaaaaatacgggtctaattatttcagccagggaacccccagaaaaaatttgagcccgatccgaggacttttgtttttttccatggtgttttcgtggagaattgctgtatagatagataacgtcatgattcgaattcccggacgctttgaaatccggacactctttctgtttttattgtttattgtgaaattttcgcaCTTTTAACgtgtaaaacatattttacaacatAAAATTGAGTGTTTTCTTTCAAACAAAACTGACAGCATCGCAGTAGGCagcgaaaattgtttaaaataaacaaaaatcctTAAGCGTGTCACGACTGCCACGTCACTTCGCTTCACTTTTTGCGCCGCTTGATTTTCGCGCGTTTGTTGACGTTgtaaatttaagcaattttcttaagttttatagaaaaaatcGACTCAAGTTAAGTGTTTAAGTAAgtataaatgtatttttaagtgCTTTGATTAAAAGTTTAGTGAAAATTCGCGTTTTCTTGTGAATTATAACTCATTTTCATTGTGTCCGGTTTTCGAAGCGAAAATCTGGCATGCTTCAAAATCCCGGACAGTGCCTTTATTTAATagttttccaaaataatttcattAGGAAAtggagaaaaatacaaaaaaatacagtgaGCAAGACCTCAGTTGTGCCGTCGCGGAAGTGAAAGAGGGCAAGTCGACGTTACGCGCGGCCGCAAAGGCTCACGGAATACCAAAAAGTACTCTCGAGGACAGAATCAAGGAGCGATGGAGTACAATGCCGGAAGGATCCCGTGGGGCACCCACTGCGTTGTCCGCCGAAGACGAAGCCTTCATCGTAAGCTGGATTCTACAGATGGCCGCAGCCGGATTTCCGGTCAACGAACGCAGTCTCATTGTGAGAGTGGCGGAGTTTGCCAAAAACTTGGGAAAGGAAACAGCATTTCAAGACGGGATTCCCTCCAGAGGTTTGTTTTATATATTAAAtgtgaatttgcaaaaaatattaacaacTAACCGATTGAACAGGTTGGATGGCTCGATTCTTGCAGCGACATCCACAGCTGTCGAGACGGACCGCCAGCATCATGTCCAAGAAGCGGGTCATCACGGAAGAGGATGTACGGGGCTGGTTTGCTGAAGTTGGCGGGGATCTTATGAGCAATGAGGAGTACCGAGAGGCATTGAAAGATCCAAGCCGGGTCTCGAACATGGACGAAAGTCCTTTTTGCCCGGTTGCCAAGAAACAAAAAGTCATCGCCAAGAAGGGTACAAAGCACGTCCCTTGCACGACCCCAAACAACAGCCGTGAATCCTACACCGTGCTGATGGCGGGTTGTGCTGACGGCAAGGTAGCTCCTCCGCTAATTGTCTTTCCGTACAAAGAGCGAATGCCGACCGAGGTTACGAGGAGTGTCCCGCGCGGTTGGGGGATCGGCAAAACCGGATCCGGATGGATGAACTCGATTGCATTTTTTGAGTACATCTCGAAAGTAAGTAACTACAGTCGATCCTTCATCAATCGATGTTTCTTGGCACGATATTGGAGAGTGGAGAGTTGACTATTAATTGATTTTTAGCTATTTTTTCTGACCATAACGTATTTTCTTTGTAGATTTTTTACCCGTGGCTTCTACAGCAGCAAGTAAAGTTCCCGGTGATTCTGTTTGTTGATGGACACAAATCTCACGCTacctagggaccatccataaaccacgtggacactttaggggggggggggtaagcgattgtccacgctccatacaaa from Culex quinquefasciatus strain JHB chromosome 3, VPISU_Cqui_1.0_pri_paternal, whole genome shotgun sequence includes:
- the LOC6047346 gene encoding brachyurin, with the protein product MNFLQVLLLICATVAVASGYECRPTGNTNVTANGEESRNGQFPHHVLVTSTFPEAKHYCSGAFISDKYVLTVAQCVQGASKVQVTLGAICLLEGGANKFRYTFTALETFVKDGYNAETFENDVALIRFTDDKVRLPPWIKTVALPAADSEYLHEDVFTSGYGLLNYQTSTAADFLQFLKVRVISHELCQQEFDFITPNSGRFCAQQLDQDPNCVSDVGSPLVFKEPGYKQYTLVGLSSFGQKFACAFGNAGALQEVKAHLEWIRSITGEEEVTEEPEVTEEPEVTEEPGVTEQPEVTEEPEVTEEPEVTEAPEGRY